From one Herpetosiphon gulosus genomic stretch:
- a CDS encoding HAD family phosphatase — protein MIKAIVFDIGGVLEITPRTGWVERWEQQLGLAADSINQQLHDLWLGGSIGTISEQVVEAGIAERLGLDSSQLAAFLADLWAEYLGKLNAELAEFFASLRPRYTTAILSNSFVGARQREQAAYGFEDICDLIIYSHEEGLKKPDPAFYRLACERLKVQPHEMIFLDDIDVVVEAARNLGIKAIHYHSNQQAIAEIQALLAAA, from the coding sequence ATGATCAAAGCCATTGTATTTGATATTGGCGGAGTTTTGGAAATTACGCCACGCACTGGCTGGGTTGAACGTTGGGAACAGCAATTGGGCTTGGCTGCGGACAGCATCAATCAACAGCTGCACGATCTTTGGCTTGGCGGCAGCATTGGCACAATCAGCGAACAAGTAGTTGAGGCCGGTATCGCCGAGCGCTTAGGCCTAGATTCTAGCCAATTAGCCGCTTTTTTGGCCGATTTATGGGCTGAATATTTAGGCAAACTCAATGCCGAGTTGGCCGAATTTTTTGCCAGCCTACGACCACGCTATACTACCGCCATTTTGAGCAATAGTTTTGTGGGCGCACGCCAGCGCGAACAAGCAGCCTATGGCTTTGAAGACATCTGCGATTTAATCATCTACTCGCACGAAGAAGGCCTGAAAAAGCCTGATCCAGCGTTTTATCGTTTAGCCTGCGAACGGCTCAAGGTTCAGCCCCACGAAATGATTTTTCTTGATGATATTGACGTAGTGGTCGAAGCTGCGCGAAACCTTGGCATTAAGGCAATTCATTATCACTCAAATCAACAAGCGATTGCCGAAATTCAGGCCTTGCTAGCCGCTGCCTGA
- the tsf gene encoding translation elongation factor Ts: MDQVKELRERTGAGILDCKKALTDTSGDVDAAIKILREKGLAAAAKKSSRDASDGRIEVYVHPGNKVVAIVEVNCETDFVAKTDDFKKLAYDLALHVAATNPSYVNREEVPAAEVEREREILRQQNVDSGKPANIIEKIVEGRIEKFYGEVVLLEQEFVKDPSVKIKDLVQEAIAKLGENIVVRRFSRFEVGSN; encoded by the coding sequence ATGGATCAAGTCAAGGAACTCCGCGAACGCACCGGCGCTGGCATCCTCGACTGCAAGAAGGCGCTGACCGATACCAGTGGCGATGTTGATGCTGCAATCAAAATTTTGCGCGAAAAAGGCTTGGCCGCCGCCGCCAAGAAATCATCACGCGATGCCAGCGATGGCCGGATCGAAGTTTATGTGCACCCAGGCAATAAAGTTGTTGCGATTGTAGAAGTAAACTGCGAAACCGACTTCGTGGCTAAAACCGACGATTTTAAGAAATTGGCCTATGATTTGGCCTTGCACGTTGCTGCAACCAACCCATCATATGTCAATCGCGAAGAAGTGCCAGCAGCCGAAGTCGAACGCGAACGCGAAATCTTGCGCCAACAAAATGTCGATAGTGGCAAGCCAGCCAATATTATCGAAAAAATTGTTGAAGGTCGTATCGAGAAATTCTATGGCGAAGTCGTGTTGCTCGAACAAGAATTTGTCAAAGACCCCAGCGTCAAGATCAAAGATTTAGTCCAAGAAGCGATTGCTAAATTGGGCGAAAACATCGTGGTACGCCGCTTTAGCCGCTTTGAAGTTGGCAGCAACTAA
- a CDS encoding glycosyltransferase family 4 protein, translating to MRILMIASSFPKYPGEMTAPFIEEIAAAVVERGHEVHMLLPDHPELKRGDQVRGMQIHRYRYAPHPSLNVWGYAGALHNDVQMRNAALLVAPLAVASAWRTMAQLTAQQPFDLIHGHWSIPNGFPAWLLARQRKLPLIISTHGSDVSVAERTAPTGWINTAIMRYASAITAPSSDLTTRAAALGAEPAKLHVLPYCVDAVDFRPDPAAGAAFRQQHGLDAAIPLLFTVGRMVEKKGFRYLVQAFAQVLNQHPTAKLMIGGYGPGLEQLMAQAADLGIGEAVLFPGAIGHDVINSALNAATIFILPSVRDRSGNVDGLPNTLLEAMGAGRPIIASKIAGVPGVITSGEHGLLVAPAQPQALSAAINDLLNQPEQARLLGNAARLRVETELTWNRYAERLEKLYTAAIRSS from the coding sequence ATGCGCATACTCATGATTGCGTCGTCGTTTCCTAAATATCCAGGTGAGATGACCGCGCCCTTTATCGAAGAAATTGCCGCCGCCGTGGTTGAGCGTGGCCACGAGGTGCATATGCTTTTGCCCGATCATCCCGAACTCAAGCGTGGCGATCAGGTGCGGGGCATGCAGATCCATCGCTATCGCTATGCGCCGCATCCTAGCTTAAATGTTTGGGGCTATGCTGGCGCGTTGCATAATGATGTGCAAATGCGCAACGCCGCGCTTTTGGTTGCACCCTTGGCAGTTGCTTCGGCTTGGCGCACCATGGCTCAGCTGACCGCCCAACAACCCTTCGATTTAATTCATGGTCATTGGTCTATTCCGAATGGCTTTCCGGCATGGTTGCTAGCGCGTCAACGCAAATTGCCACTGATTATCAGCACTCACGGTTCGGATGTCTCAGTCGCTGAACGCACCGCCCCAACTGGCTGGATCAATACAGCGATTATGCGCTATGCCTCGGCAATCACTGCTCCATCGAGCGATCTGACGACGCGGGCGGCAGCTTTGGGCGCAGAACCTGCTAAATTGCATGTGCTACCCTATTGTGTTGATGCCGTTGATTTTCGACCCGACCCAGCCGCTGGCGCGGCGTTTCGCCAACAGCATGGGCTTGATGCTGCCATACCATTGCTATTTACAGTTGGGCGCATGGTCGAGAAAAAAGGCTTTCGCTATTTGGTGCAGGCCTTTGCACAGGTGCTCAATCAGCATCCAACTGCCAAATTGATGATTGGTGGTTATGGCCCAGGCCTAGAGCAACTCATGGCTCAAGCCGCCGATTTGGGGATTGGCGAGGCCGTGTTATTTCCCGGGGCAATCGGCCACGATGTAATCAATAGTGCCTTGAATGCAGCGACGATCTTCATTCTGCCTTCGGTGCGCGATCGCAGTGGCAACGTCGATGGCTTACCCAACACCCTGCTTGAAGCCATGGGCGCAGGTCGGCCAATTATTGCCAGCAAGATTGCCGGAGTGCCGGGAGTGATTACGTCGGGCGAGCATGGTTTGTTGGTAGCCCCTGCCCAGCCACAAGCGCTGAGTGCCGCCATCAACGATCTACTCAATCAACCAGAGCAGGCTAGGCTGCTAGGCAACGCGGCACGTTTACGGGTTGAAACCGAATTAACCTGGAATCGCTACGCCGAACGGCTTGAAAAGCTGTATACTGCGGCGATTCGATCGTCATAA
- the pyrH gene encoding UMP kinase, whose product MQPRYKRVLLKLSGEALAGDGKTNISPDVLNYMSAEIKPLLAHGVQVAIVLGGGNIWRGGPAIKAGMEPPQAHYMGMLATIINALALQDALERNGMQTRAMTAIKMDEVAESYIRRRAVRHMEKGRVVILAAGTGNPYFTTDSGAALRAAELDADVILMAKNRVDGVYSADPRTDPKATKFDHITYLDALTRGLTIMDSTALTFCMDNNLPIIVFSLDSPGNLERIVLGEQVGTLISKASTEAPATAG is encoded by the coding sequence ATGCAACCACGCTACAAACGGGTTTTGCTCAAGCTCAGTGGCGAAGCATTGGCTGGCGATGGTAAAACCAATATTTCGCCTGACGTGTTAAACTATATGTCAGCCGAGATTAAGCCATTGTTGGCGCATGGGGTGCAAGTGGCAATTGTGCTTGGCGGCGGCAATATCTGGCGTGGTGGCCCAGCAATCAAAGCTGGTATGGAACCACCCCAAGCTCATTACATGGGCATGCTGGCAACGATTATCAATGCCTTAGCCTTACAAGATGCGCTTGAGCGGAACGGCATGCAAACCCGTGCCATGACCGCGATTAAAATGGATGAGGTGGCAGAATCGTACATTCGGCGGCGAGCGGTGCGCCATATGGAAAAAGGGCGGGTGGTTATTTTGGCCGCTGGCACTGGTAATCCTTATTTCACCACCGATTCGGGCGCAGCTTTACGCGCTGCCGAACTCGATGCCGATGTGATTCTGATGGCCAAAAACCGGGTTGATGGGGTGTATAGCGCTGACCCACGCACCGACCCCAAAGCAACCAAATTTGACCATATCACCTATCTTGATGCCCTGACCCGTGGCTTAACGATTATGGACAGTACGGCGCTGACCTTTTGCATGGATAATAATCTTCCAATCATTGTATTTAGCCTCGATAGCCCAGGCAATTTGGAACGAATTGTGCTAGGTGAACAGGTTGGAACCTTGATTAGCAAAGCCAGCACTGAAGCCCCCGCTACCGCTGGGTAG
- the rpsB gene encoding 30S ribosomal protein S2 has protein sequence MTDTTTNRVVSLKALLEAGVHFGHQTKRWNPKMRPFIFTDRNGIHIIDLQQTVTSLQSAYRFVADAVAGGGKVLFVGTKKQAQEAVRDEATRSNQLYVTQRWMGGLLTNFSTIKRRLQFLHDLEARRDRGEFNLVTKAEALKLEDEIVKLNRVFGGIKTMERLPAAMFVIDPHKETLAISEAKKLGIPVVAMVDTNCDPDPIDYPIPSNDDAIRAIRLMAGKIADAALEGQNRRQSQHIEERALAEQTKYEEDAF, from the coding sequence TTGACCGACACAACTACCAACCGTGTAGTGTCGCTGAAGGCCCTGCTTGAAGCAGGTGTTCACTTCGGCCACCAAACCAAGCGCTGGAACCCCAAAATGCGTCCGTTTATTTTCACGGATCGCAATGGGATTCACATTATCGATTTGCAACAAACTGTTACCAGCTTGCAAAGCGCCTATCGCTTTGTAGCCGATGCAGTTGCTGGCGGCGGCAAGGTGCTGTTCGTAGGCACCAAGAAGCAAGCTCAAGAAGCTGTGCGCGATGAAGCCACCCGCTCAAATCAATTGTATGTGACCCAACGCTGGATGGGTGGTTTGTTGACCAACTTCTCAACCATCAAGCGCCGCTTGCAATTCTTGCACGATTTGGAAGCTCGCCGCGACCGTGGTGAATTCAACTTGGTTACCAAGGCTGAAGCATTGAAGTTGGAAGACGAAATCGTTAAATTGAACCGCGTATTCGGCGGGATCAAAACGATGGAACGCTTGCCAGCAGCTATGTTCGTGATCGATCCACACAAAGAAACCTTGGCAATTAGCGAAGCTAAGAAGCTGGGCATTCCAGTCGTGGCAATGGTTGATACCAACTGCGATCCCGATCCAATCGATTACCCAATTCCATCAAACGACGACGCGATTCGCGCTATCCGCCTGATGGCTGGCAAAATTGCCGACGCAGCCTTGGAAGGCCAAAACCGCCGTCAATCACAACATATCGAAGAACGTGCTTTGGCAGAACAAACCAAGTACGAAGAAGACGCATTCTAG
- the frr gene encoding ribosome recycling factor, translating to MTVKDVLRDAESKMKKSIDSLRHTLGAVRTGRASPALVEDLKVEYYGSEMPLNQLANIATPESRMITIQPYDQGAIKAIEKAIQNSELGINPSNDGRIIRLAIPQLTQERRKELVKQVKAKVEDGKVAIRNVRREAQDAIRKLQQDKAISEDDERRGQEELQKLTDRFQKEVETIGTTKEAEVMEV from the coding sequence ATGACGGTTAAAGATGTTTTACGCGATGCTGAAAGCAAAATGAAAAAGAGCATCGATTCGTTGCGCCATACCCTTGGTGCAGTGCGCACTGGCCGCGCCTCTCCCGCCTTGGTCGAAGATTTGAAGGTTGAATATTATGGCTCTGAAATGCCACTCAACCAATTGGCCAACATCGCTACCCCCGAATCACGTATGATCACGATTCAACCCTACGATCAAGGGGCGATCAAGGCGATTGAAAAGGCCATCCAAAATTCCGAGTTGGGCATCAACCCCAGCAACGATGGCCGAATCATCCGCTTGGCGATTCCCCAATTGACCCAAGAACGCCGTAAGGAGTTGGTCAAACAGGTCAAGGCCAAAGTCGAAGATGGCAAAGTCGCGATTCGTAATGTGCGCCGCGAAGCCCAAGATGCGATTCGCAAATTGCAACAAGATAAGGCTATCTCGGAAGATGACGAACGCCGTGGCCAAGAAGAGTTGCAAAAATTGACCGACCGCTTCCAAAAGGAAGTTGAAACCATCGGCACGACCAAAGAAGCCGAGGTCATGGAAGTCTAG
- a CDS encoding glycosyltransferase family 39 protein: protein MKRFEAGLVQDWWQRRAAWSLRQWIITIASVLLMALLLLTALYQLPTHVRIASDGLGDQPFLVSSEALGQAATDLGTVFPDELDATGGRFRWTRGSTQIQIPALGANSSYTLELDVVGWPDDVLRSDLRQPFVHVLVNQQLIAVFEASSQRTIYQLTTPVLNQSNLELELRLSHDPQQLAPLDNTATFTGTTLYPNDRRPHGLRLYGVSATTNTVGFNVPALSLIWRVAVALGLLLLAGWHYPRERLPLFLLGLLLVAFWLTLAYVARHWLLPSFELLLLGLGFVVVWNWQRQIIDTWLHFRQRLLQGQNLDYGLAMAALIGLLAVSWPSLSQAANEWLPKAKKLDPGAIIVVSLAVASLFIAAFYWSDLNRLLDRVNRRLRTRQGLGWALLGLLVGVWFVYSWSVIRQINYLGNADYSDNGVVARNLVAGRGWVVDYVTQFFKLYPDGNVTRVQETWPMLQPVWIAPFFALFGPEPWAAKIPNLIFFSLLSILVYRIARQLWDQRVGLIAVLLVLINRHMFRLMIYSTSDLAFVLFYTAAIWLLWRSLVTHNKERLLGSGLIIGLMCWQKTSAVIVAIGMGLWLIWRLWQVEDRWKAYRTAALWWVLPAVLVFSPYIARNLHEFGKPAFSTESYDAWIIGYTNFDSIYNIYTNEQGLPGSNGLPEPSWILRWGYQKTFDKIGNQFEATRNYLLPASPALGMFSGRGNLMGNNDQGVNGQPYVWLMLGAWLSLIGLIAARRQQASLMALVGVSFTPYVLFLALYWHADEERYFVPLVPFLALLAAGALVAIHDAIARCWKQRGRPLALLVAAQLLVLALTPGWVEAANKSATVVGSEYAEWQPDLQAFEWLRQNTPPEAVVMTRVPWQLNFHAERAAVMNPNVADLAVIKQVADYYKASFILVNAVQNNKDQAQIGLGRLLKGEELPGFVLRASFAGPKNRTVYIYEIQ from the coding sequence ATGAAACGATTTGAGGCTGGCTTGGTACAAGACTGGTGGCAACGCCGCGCTGCATGGTCGCTGCGTCAATGGATCATTACAATCGCAAGTGTGTTGCTGATGGCGCTCCTATTGTTAACCGCGCTCTATCAGTTGCCGACCCATGTGCGGATTGCCAGCGATGGCTTGGGCGATCAGCCGTTTTTGGTTTCAAGCGAGGCGCTCGGCCAAGCTGCCACCGATCTTGGCACGGTTTTCCCCGACGAACTTGATGCAACCGGCGGGCGGTTTCGCTGGACGCGCGGCAGCACTCAAATTCAGATTCCGGCACTCGGCGCAAATAGCAGTTATACGCTTGAACTTGATGTAGTTGGCTGGCCCGATGATGTGTTGCGCAGCGATTTACGCCAGCCATTTGTGCATGTGTTGGTCAATCAACAGCTGATCGCCGTATTTGAGGCCAGCAGCCAACGCACAATCTATCAATTAACTACCCCTGTGCTCAATCAAAGCAACCTTGAGCTTGAATTACGCCTGAGCCACGACCCACAGCAACTTGCCCCCTTGGATAATACTGCCACCTTTACTGGTACAACGCTGTATCCCAATGACCGCCGCCCTCATGGTTTGCGTTTGTATGGCGTTAGCGCCACAACCAACACCGTGGGCTTTAATGTACCTGCGTTGAGCCTGATTTGGCGCGTGGCTGTGGCCTTGGGTTTGCTGCTCTTGGCTGGTTGGCACTATCCGCGTGAGCGTTTGCCATTATTTTTGCTTGGGTTGCTCTTGGTGGCTTTTTGGCTCACGCTGGCCTATGTTGCGCGGCACTGGCTGTTGCCGTCGTTTGAGTTGCTGCTGTTGGGACTTGGGTTTGTGGTGGTTTGGAATTGGCAACGCCAGATTATTGATACATGGTTGCACTTCCGTCAACGCTTGTTGCAAGGCCAAAATCTTGATTATGGTTTAGCCATGGCCGCGCTGATTGGCTTGCTAGCGGTCAGTTGGCCGAGCCTTAGCCAAGCCGCCAACGAATGGCTGCCCAAAGCCAAAAAGCTCGATCCTGGGGCAATTATTGTGGTTTCGTTGGCGGTAGCCAGCTTGTTTATTGCAGCCTTCTACTGGAGCGATCTCAATCGGCTGCTCGATCGGGTCAATCGGCGTTTGCGCACCCGCCAAGGCTTGGGCTGGGCCTTACTCGGTTTATTGGTTGGGGTTTGGTTCGTTTATAGTTGGAGCGTAATTCGCCAAATTAACTACCTTGGCAACGCCGATTACTCCGATAATGGGGTGGTTGCTCGCAACTTGGTGGCGGGGCGTGGCTGGGTCGTCGATTATGTGACCCAATTTTTCAAACTGTACCCCGATGGTAACGTGACACGGGTGCAAGAAACCTGGCCAATGTTGCAGCCAGTCTGGATCGCGCCATTCTTTGCCTTGTTTGGGCCAGAACCGTGGGCCGCAAAAATTCCCAATCTGATCTTTTTTAGTTTGCTGTCGATCTTGGTCTATCGAATTGCGCGTCAGTTGTGGGATCAACGGGTTGGCTTGATTGCGGTGCTTTTAGTGCTGATCAATCGGCATATGTTTCGCTTGATGATCTATAGCACCTCGGATTTGGCGTTTGTGTTGTTCTATACAGCGGCGATTTGGTTACTCTGGCGTAGCTTGGTAACTCATAACAAAGAGCGCTTGCTTGGCTCAGGCTTGATCATCGGGCTGATGTGTTGGCAAAAAACCAGCGCCGTGATTGTGGCAATTGGCATGGGCTTGTGGCTAATTTGGCGTTTGTGGCAGGTCGAAGATCGCTGGAAGGCCTATCGCACCGCCGCGTTGTGGTGGGTACTACCAGCGGTTTTGGTGTTCTCACCCTATATCGCCCGCAATCTGCACGAATTTGGCAAGCCCGCCTTTTCGACCGAAAGTTATGATGCTTGGATCATCGGCTACACAAATTTCGATTCGATCTACAATATCTACACCAACGAGCAAGGCTTACCGGGGAGCAACGGCTTGCCCGAGCCAAGCTGGATTCTGCGTTGGGGTTATCAAAAGACCTTTGATAAAATTGGCAATCAATTTGAGGCGACCCGCAACTATTTGTTGCCTGCTAGCCCAGCCTTGGGCATGTTCAGCGGTCGCGGCAATTTGATGGGCAATAACGATCAGGGAGTTAATGGTCAGCCCTATGTGTGGTTGATGTTGGGCGCGTGGCTGAGCTTAATTGGTCTGATTGCCGCTCGTCGCCAACAAGCCAGCTTGATGGCCTTGGTTGGAGTGAGTTTCACGCCGTATGTGCTGTTCTTAGCGCTATATTGGCACGCCGATGAAGAACGTTATTTTGTGCCGTTAGTGCCATTTTTGGCCTTGCTAGCAGCTGGTGCGTTGGTGGCAATTCACGATGCAATTGCTCGTTGTTGGAAGCAGCGCGGTCGCCCGTTGGCCTTGTTGGTCGCGGCTCAATTGTTGGTATTGGCGCTCACTCCGGGTTGGGTCGAGGCTGCCAACAAAAGTGCCACCGTCGTAGGCAGCGAATACGCCGAATGGCAGCCCGATTTGCAGGCCTTCGAATGGTTGCGCCAAAATACCCCACCAGAGGCGGTGGTGATGACTCGCGTGCCATGGCAACTCAATTTTCATGCTGAACGCGCTGCCGTAATGAACCCAAATGTGGCCGATTTAGCCGTGATTAAACAGGTTGCTGACTATTACAAGGCCTCGTTTATTCTGGTCAATGCTGTGCAAAACAACAAAGATCAAGCCCAAATTGGCTTAGGCCGTTTGCTCAAAGGCGAAGAGCTACCTGGGTTTGTGCTACGAGCCAGCTTTGCTGGGCCGAAAAATCGCACAGTCTATATCTACGAAATTCAATAA
- a CDS encoding RNA methyltransferase, whose product MLTSKHNPAIKQIRALRQRREREATGLFFIEGIRNVTEAVQAQAPIEQLIVAPDLLRSQFAQDLVEQQRQQATTILEVSSEVFASLSSKDGPQGLAAVVRQQWATLAEVKPDQGLCWIALNAISDPGNLGTILRTGDAVGAAGVILLGDCTDPYDPATGRASMGTLFSQRLVKATWAEFNQWLSQSGFNLVGAADSASSHYRNYDYPQPLILLMGSEREGLDTEQQAQCQALVSIPMHGQADSLNLAVATGVLLYEILTQAAASKA is encoded by the coding sequence ATGTTAACCAGCAAACATAATCCAGCGATTAAGCAGATTCGGGCTTTGCGCCAACGCCGTGAGCGTGAAGCCACAGGCCTTTTTTTTATTGAAGGTATTCGCAATGTAACCGAGGCAGTACAGGCCCAAGCGCCAATTGAGCAATTGATCGTTGCACCCGACCTGTTGCGTAGCCAATTTGCCCAAGATTTAGTCGAGCAGCAACGCCAACAAGCCACAACCATTCTCGAAGTTAGCAGCGAGGTTTTCGCCAGCCTTTCGAGCAAAGATGGCCCGCAAGGCTTGGCAGCGGTGGTGCGCCAGCAATGGGCTACTTTGGCCGAAGTTAAGCCTGACCAAGGCCTGTGTTGGATCGCGCTCAATGCGATCAGTGACCCTGGTAATTTGGGCACGATTTTGCGCACTGGCGATGCGGTTGGGGCGGCTGGCGTGATCTTATTGGGCGATTGCACCGATCCCTATGATCCAGCAACGGGTCGAGCCAGCATGGGCACTTTATTTAGCCAACGCTTGGTTAAGGCAACCTGGGCTGAATTTAACCAATGGCTCAGCCAAAGTGGCTTTAATTTGGTTGGGGCAGCCGATTCAGCCAGCAGCCACTATCGCAACTATGACTATCCCCAGCCGTTGATTTTGCTGATGGGCAGCGAACGCGAAGGCTTGGATACTGAGCAACAAGCCCAATGCCAAGCCTTGGTCAGCATTCCAATGCATGGTCAGGCCGATTCGCTAAATTTGGCGGTGGCCACAGGCGTGCTGTTGTATGAAATTCTGACTCAGGCAGCGGCTAGCAAGGCCTGA
- a CDS encoding class I SAM-dependent methyltransferase, translated as MEDIEYSVMAAVEEQHWWYVGMRQIAQAWLDQLPTQRAWRALDAGCGTAGNVAYLLGDYGPAYGVDLMQAAVQLGRKKTDAPLTQGSVLTLPYRDESFDLVTSFEVLYHRAVPDEVAALQEIYRVLKPGGWVLLRMPAYHWLYSDHDRSVHTRRRYTNKEVQQLLRAADFTIERSSYINSMLFPLILLQRLIERIRPSASTNESAMQLPGRLANKLFGAVMRFEARWLESGSSFPFGLSILTLAQKPNHSV; from the coding sequence GTGGAAGATATCGAATATAGCGTGATGGCGGCGGTTGAGGAGCAACATTGGTGGTATGTAGGCATGCGCCAAATTGCCCAAGCGTGGCTTGATCAATTGCCGACCCAGCGTGCTTGGCGGGCGCTTGATGCTGGTTGTGGCACGGCGGGCAATGTCGCCTATTTATTAGGCGATTATGGCCCAGCTTATGGCGTAGATCTCATGCAAGCGGCAGTGCAGTTGGGGCGCAAAAAAACTGATGCGCCGTTAACCCAAGGCTCGGTGCTAACGTTGCCCTATCGCGATGAAAGTTTCGATTTGGTAACCTCGTTTGAAGTGTTGTATCATCGGGCCGTCCCTGATGAAGTCGCCGCGCTACAGGAAATTTATCGGGTGCTGAAGCCAGGTGGTTGGGTATTATTGCGCATGCCAGCCTATCATTGGCTCTATTCAGATCATGATCGCTCGGTGCATACTCGTCGCCGTTACACCAACAAGGAAGTGCAACAGCTGTTGCGGGCTGCCGATTTTACGATTGAGCGCAGCTCGTATATCAACAGCATGTTGTTTCCGTTGATTTTGCTGCAACGCTTGATCGAGCGGATTCGGCCAAGTGCCTCAACCAATGAATCGGCGATGCAACTGCCTGGACGTTTGGCCAACAAACTGTTTGGGGCCGTGATGCGTTTCGAGGCCCGTTGGCTTGAATCAGGGTCTAGCTTTCCCTTTGGGCTATCGATTTTAACCCTCGCCCAAAAACCCAATCATTCGGTATAA
- a CDS encoding nucleotide sugar dehydrogenase, with amino-acid sequence MSTFADLRSAIETRRAQVGVIGMGYVGLPMLARAGNVGFNVLGFDISAERIASINEGVSYIGDVPSSDLAALRNNKLIEATAQFERLRDCDIIIICMPTPLNEARDPDMSYIESATNEIAARLRPGQLIILESTTYPGTTVEVLKPAFDACNLSVGEDYFLAFSPERIDPGSVNFKVHNIPKVVGGVTPQCNELTSLFYGHIVTAVTEVSSPAAAEMTKLFENIFRNVNIALVNELTLICDRMGLNVWEIIDAAATKPFGFMRFTPGPGLGGHCIPLDPFYLAWKARHYDISARFIELAGEINLTMPRFVRDRISHALNDQERSIKGSTVVLLGVAYKKDIDDYRESPIFKVMDLLAADGANVYCCDPHITVFYDHHNHEYQTVPLTDELLQQAHCTVIVTDHSAFDYAKIVEQSRVVVDTRNATREVKTHREKIRLL; translated from the coding sequence GTGAGTACCTTTGCAGATTTACGCAGCGCGATCGAAACACGGCGTGCTCAAGTTGGGGTTATTGGCATGGGCTACGTTGGCTTGCCAATGTTGGCTCGGGCTGGCAACGTTGGGTTTAATGTGCTGGGCTTCGATATTAGTGCTGAACGAATTGCCAGCATCAACGAGGGCGTGAGCTATATCGGCGATGTGCCAAGCAGCGATTTGGCCGCGCTACGCAATAATAAGTTGATCGAAGCAACCGCCCAATTTGAGCGATTGCGTGATTGCGATATCATTATTATTTGTATGCCGACCCCACTCAACGAAGCTCGTGACCCCGATATGAGCTATATCGAATCGGCGACCAACGAGATTGCCGCGCGGCTCCGTCCGGGCCAATTGATTATTCTTGAAAGCACCACCTACCCCGGCACGACAGTTGAAGTGCTCAAACCAGCCTTTGATGCCTGCAACCTCAGCGTGGGTGAAGATTATTTCTTGGCCTTCTCGCCCGAACGGATCGATCCAGGCTCGGTTAATTTTAAAGTGCACAATATTCCTAAGGTGGTTGGTGGGGTTACGCCGCAGTGTAACGAGCTAACTTCACTGTTTTATGGCCATATCGTGACGGCAGTAACCGAAGTTTCCTCGCCAGCCGCCGCCGAAATGACCAAGCTCTTCGAGAATATTTTCCGCAACGTCAATATTGCTTTGGTCAACGAATTAACGTTAATTTGTGATCGCATGGGCTTGAACGTCTGGGAAATTATCGATGCTGCTGCGACCAAGCCATTTGGATTTATGCGCTTTACACCTGGCCCGGGCTTGGGTGGCCACTGTATCCCGCTTGATCCCTTCTATTTGGCTTGGAAGGCGCGGCATTACGATATTTCGGCCCGCTTTATCGAACTGGCAGGCGAGATCAATTTGACCATGCCGCGCTTTGTCCGCGATCGGATCAGCCATGCCCTGAACGATCAAGAACGCAGCATCAAAGGCTCAACGGTTGTCTTGCTCGGTGTGGCCTATAAAAAAGATATCGACGATTACCGCGAATCTCCAATTTTCAAAGTAATGGATTTGTTGGCAGCTGATGGAGCCAACGTTTATTGCTGCGATCCGCATATAACCGTCTTTTACGATCACCATAATCATGAATATCAAACCGTGCCGCTAACCGATGAGCTGCTACAGCAAGCCCATTGCACGGTAATTGTGACCGATCACAGTGCTTTTGATTATGCCAAGATCGTCGAGCAAAGCCGTGTGGTCGTCGATACCCGCAACGCCACCCGCGAAGTCAAAACCCACCGCGAAAAAATTCGCTTGTTGTAA